One Bdellovibrio bacteriovorus str. Tiberius DNA segment encodes these proteins:
- a CDS encoding L,D-transpeptidase encodes MKSFILSFVLFLSVNALAETESLDDLMTPDEIAAEAGFPRTEMNTEVLSLRDFDSVESLNVTREFPIVLIANKSAGGYEAQTMRVIQNGGHTHTWKISTGREQWETAKSGRQYFTTTPPGWFYPYSIVRNHYSQTWQTNMEFSVFFNGGVALHAANSAHNYQLGRRASGGCVRLHRDNAKYIYERIVQEGKGLVPVIRPNGAVARDWRGNVIRAVKYRTLIVVEGY; translated from the coding sequence GTGAAATCCTTCATTCTTTCATTTGTATTGTTTCTGTCTGTGAATGCGCTGGCCGAAACCGAATCGTTGGATGACCTTATGACACCGGATGAAATTGCCGCGGAAGCGGGCTTTCCGCGCACGGAAATGAACACGGAAGTTTTAAGTCTGCGGGATTTTGATTCTGTCGAGTCACTGAATGTGACCCGGGAATTTCCAATAGTTCTGATCGCCAATAAAAGTGCCGGTGGTTACGAGGCGCAGACGATGCGGGTGATTCAGAACGGGGGGCACACTCACACCTGGAAGATTTCAACGGGGAGGGAGCAGTGGGAAACCGCAAAAAGCGGGCGGCAATACTTCACCACAACGCCGCCGGGATGGTTCTATCCTTATTCGATTGTGCGCAATCACTATTCTCAAACTTGGCAAACCAATATGGAATTCAGCGTCTTCTTTAACGGCGGGGTTGCCCTGCATGCCGCAAATTCCGCGCACAATTATCAACTGGGCCGCCGCGCTTCCGGTGGATGTGTCCGCCTGCATCGCGATAATGCAAAGTACATCTACGAACGCATCGTGCAGGAAGGAAAAGGTCTGGTTCCCGTTATTCGACCCAACGGAGCTGTGGCCCGGGACTGGCGGGGGAATGTGATCCGCGCAGTGAAGTATCGCACGCTGATTGTCGTTGAGGGCTATTAA
- a CDS encoding DUF1566 domain-containing protein, translating into MKNTLFIASCALLTVLLFVMGAKAEPSMASPETPDPMTIAQGMNYCRTLISVCDLKSDGSACGGDQYAGWWLPTAEELSHFVGLSTSQNYNWSRTPFTQELDTYIIMSLLDGSWGYGGYGNAAVVRCVR; encoded by the coding sequence ATGAAAAATACACTTTTCATCGCGTCCTGTGCTTTGTTGACGGTTTTGCTGTTTGTTATGGGTGCCAAAGCCGAACCCTCCATGGCCTCCCCTGAAACTCCGGATCCAATGACGATTGCTCAAGGAATGAACTACTGCCGTACGCTGATTTCGGTGTGTGATCTGAAGTCCGACGGCAGCGCCTGCGGAGGTGACCAGTATGCCGGCTGGTGGCTTCCAACGGCTGAAGAGCTCAGTCACTTTGTGGGGCTTTCAACTTCTCAGAACTACAACTGGTCCCGCACCCCTTTCACGCAGGAACTGGACACCTATATCATCATGAGTCTGCTGGATGGATCATGGGGCTATGGTGGATATGGCAATGCCGCCGTCGTTCGCTGTGTTCGTTAG